A genome region from Bradyrhizobium commune includes the following:
- a CDS encoding Bug family tripartite tricarboxylate transporter substrate binding protein has translation MQRTLRVLALIAGLCVSTEVLAQKYPVRPVKVMVGFSAGGPVDVVARIIGDRLGAKLGQPFVVENRAGANGMIAAEGVAHAEADGYTMLACNSSTITLNKTLFRDIRYDPVSDFAPLTTVVSAPLVLVVNPENPKTADIKTVADLVAAAKAAPGALAYGSGGNGNLAHLAMELLGEKAGIKMIHVPYRGGAASEVGILAQEVLAVFDPLSAVPLVKAGKLRALAVSSAERLPSLPDVPTVAEAGYPGFDLSFWVGFFMPKATPAPILETLHREITAAAKDPAVADKLGSQGVVSVLSPADYVTKIAKETKELAEVVAAANIKAE, from the coding sequence ATGCAACGAACGCTTCGCGTGCTGGCGCTGATCGCCGGACTGTGCGTGTCGACCGAGGTGCTCGCGCAAAAATATCCGGTGCGGCCGGTCAAGGTCATGGTCGGCTTCAGTGCGGGCGGCCCGGTCGATGTGGTCGCGCGCATCATCGGCGACCGGCTGGGTGCCAAGCTGGGTCAGCCCTTCGTGGTCGAGAACCGTGCCGGCGCCAACGGCATGATCGCCGCCGAGGGCGTCGCGCATGCCGAGGCCGACGGCTACACCATGCTCGCCTGCAACTCGTCGACGATCACGCTCAACAAGACGCTGTTCAGGGATATCCGCTACGACCCGGTCAGCGACTTCGCGCCGCTCACCACCGTCGTCTCGGCGCCGCTGGTGCTGGTGGTCAATCCGGAGAATCCCAAGACCGCCGACATCAAGACGGTGGCCGATCTCGTCGCCGCGGCAAAGGCCGCACCCGGCGCGCTCGCTTACGGCTCGGGCGGCAACGGCAACCTCGCCCATCTCGCGATGGAGCTGCTCGGCGAGAAGGCCGGCATCAAGATGATCCACGTGCCCTATCGCGGCGGTGCGGCCTCGGAGGTCGGCATCCTCGCGCAGGAGGTGCTCGCCGTGTTCGATCCGCTCTCCGCCGTGCCGCTGGTGAAGGCCGGCAAGCTGCGCGCGCTGGCGGTGTCATCGGCCGAGCGGCTGCCGTCGCTGCCGGATGTGCCGACCGTTGCGGAAGCAGGCTATCCCGGCTTCGACCTGTCGTTCTGGGTCGGCTTCTTCATGCCGAAGGCGACACCCGCGCCGATCCTCGAGACGCTGCACCGGGAGATCACCGCTGCCGCCAAGGATCCCGCGGTTGCGGACAAGCTCGGCTCACAGGGCGTCGTGAGCGTGCTCAGTCCGGCGGATTATGTGACCAAGATCGCGAAGGAGACGAAGGAGCTCGCCGAGGTCGTCGCGGCCGCGAACATCAAGGCGGAGTGA
- a CDS encoding HGGxSTG domain-containing protein, whose product MSDGHTRNTAPMLASRRCGATTRSGEACRSPAARGKTRCRMHGGAPGSGAPRGNRNARKHGLFARDAIAERREIKGLLDDACKLLEGLT is encoded by the coding sequence ATGAGCGACGGCCACACCCGCAACACCGCCCCGATGCTGGCCAGTCGCCGCTGCGGCGCCACGACCCGCAGCGGCGAGGCGTGCCGCTCACCGGCCGCGCGCGGCAAGACCCGGTGCCGCATGCACGGCGGCGCGCCAGGGTCAGGCGCGCCGAGGGGAAACCGGAATGCACGGAAGCATGGATTGTTCGCCCGGGATGCGATCGCCGAGCGACGAGAGATCAAGGGCCTGCTGGATGATGCGTGCAAGCTGCTGGAGGGGCTAACGTGA
- a CDS encoding Fic family protein, whose protein sequence is MLDSNWELINGPSAHHIEQLNAANSINVLEALVTFLIHFNQPDKLPWSPNEMALRELHRSGTLFLLNKPGEYRDVPVQVVNIQTGEVLYQAPPWEQVQQLMTEFFDELQAIWRDGDALDAAAFALWRINWIHPFRNGNGRTARAFCYACLNARLGVILPGTTTVIDQIMLTRPDYEAAIRVADQAAAANPTTRDLDQMKDYLNRLLQIQIASIPDS, encoded by the coding sequence ATGCTCGATAGCAATTGGGAATTGATCAACGGACCATCGGCTCATCACATTGAGCAGCTAAATGCCGCGAACAGCATCAACGTGCTGGAAGCGCTAGTCACCTTTCTTATCCACTTCAACCAGCCGGATAAGTTGCCCTGGTCGCCAAACGAAATGGCGCTGCGAGAGCTTCATAGATCCGGCACGCTTTTCTTACTCAACAAGCCTGGCGAATACCGAGACGTCCCCGTCCAAGTGGTAAACATACAAACGGGAGAGGTGCTGTATCAAGCCCCGCCTTGGGAGCAGGTACAGCAACTGATGACGGAATTCTTTGATGAGCTTCAAGCAATTTGGCGCGACGGAGATGCGCTTGACGCCGCAGCATTCGCCCTTTGGCGTATCAACTGGATACATCCGTTCAGGAACGGCAATGGCCGGACGGCGCGCGCTTTCTGCTATGCCTGCCTGAATGCAAGACTCGGCGTGATCCTGCCGGGCACTACCACCGTAATCGACCAAATCATGCTTACTCGCCCGGACTATGAGGCGGCCATCCGAGTTGCGGACCAAGCGGCAGCTGCGAACCCAACAACAAGGGATTTGGATCAGATGAAAGACTATCTGAACCGGCTGCTCCAGATTCAGATCGCCAGCATTCCAGATTCGTAA